Genomic window (Chondrocystis sp. NIES-4102):
CCACCAGCAGGGAAAAACGCTTCTAACTTTAACTCGCCGATTTCCGATAGTGTAGCGAAGCGAGAGGCGACAACATCCCGATAACGTTTAGTAGCTTCCCCCTGATGAATGCGATCGCCACAATTAGTATAAGCTAAAGTAGTAATTACACTGGGAAGACTTAAATCTGCTCCGCAAACCTGCATATCCGTTGCGCTAGAGGCTGCAAACTGTAATTCGTCCCGTAATAATTGCAAACCATTAACTAAAGCATAGCGATCGCTAACTATTTCATTAAGATAATTATGATAGGCATTCCTTTCCATACCAAAGCTAGCAGGAAGACACCAAAGTTGATCAATACGTTTTTGAGCAGCAGTAGGATCAAAGGGAGTAGCCATAGTAGATAATTAACAAGTGATAATTGACAATGAGTTAATGCTGACTTGGTCATTATCAACTATCCCTAATAAATTATCAATTACTGAATCATGGTCAAGCAACCCACCCAGGTAATTATTAAATCACCCTTGGATATGCATCTTCATTTTCGTGAGGGTGAAATGGCAAAAACGGTAATTCCTTTAAGTTCCTATTCTTTTGCTGGGGGGGTAGTAATGCCCAATTTAGTACCTGCTGTTAACAATTTAAAGCGTTTATTAGGGTATATCGAAGAAATTGAGGAAATTATCGATAAAGATGTTTTTACCCCTTATATGACCGTTTTTTTTCAGCAGTATAGTTATGAGGAATTAGAACAGTTAAAACCGTATATTTTAGGAGTAAAACTTTATCCTGCGGGGGTAACAACCAATAGTGAAGCTGGGGTAGCAGCGATAGATAGAGCCGAGCAGACAATTAAATATTTAGCAGAATTAGCCATTCCCCTACTGATACATGGAGAAACTCATGGTTTTGTTTTAGACAGAGAAAGGCTATTTTTACCAATTTTTGAACATCTAGCTCGAAAATTCCCCCGTTTAAAAATTATCATGGAGCATATCACCACCGCCGAAGCTGTTGAATTGCTAGATAAATACGACAATCTATACGCTACAGTTACCTTACACCATCTGATAATTACTTTAGACGATTTAGCAGGGGGATTATTAAGACCTCATCTATTTTGTAAACCAATCCCTAAACGCCCTGAAGATCGCCAAGCTTTGCTCAATGCTGCCATTGCTGCCCATCCTAAATTAATGTTTGGTAGCGACTCTGCCCCCCATCCTCTAGATAAAAAAGAAGCTTGTGGGTGTGCTGCGGGGGTTTTTACTGCTCCAATTGCTTTACAGGCATTAGTAGAATTATTTGATGAACATCAAGCGATCGCCAATTTACAAGCTTTTGTCTCTGATAATGCTCAACGTATTTATGGTGTTATTCCGCCTAAAAAAATAGTAACTTTAGAACCTATTGCTTATCGAGTACCTAAAATGTATGACAATGTAGTTCCTATGTTAGCTAATCAAGAAATCCCTTGGTCAATTACAAAGGTTGAAATTTAAATAAGTAGCTAAAGCTACCATAACTTTGAAAATAGAAACGATTAAGATGGTTTTATTATTTGCTTTTAACTTTTAATTAATACCTACTAGCTTCTATCTACTACCCCTAGCGACTTATATAGCGCGATCGTTCTGATACATTAGATAACTATCAGAGTATTGTAAACTGTTGCAATCCCTATAAAATAAGGAATTAATAGTAAGTTGGGCTAGGCAGACTCGAACTGCCGACTTCCACAATGTCAATGTGACACTCTAACCAACTGAGTTATAGCCCAATAAGACTTAATTATTATATAACAAAAGTTGAAAAATAACAGCCTAATTAATAGCAAATCAATAAATCAAGTGATGGATATAAAGACCA
Coding sequences:
- the pyrC gene encoding dihydroorotase; the protein is MVKQPTQVIIKSPLDMHLHFREGEMAKTVIPLSSYSFAGGVVMPNLVPAVNNLKRLLGYIEEIEEIIDKDVFTPYMTVFFQQYSYEELEQLKPYILGVKLYPAGVTTNSEAGVAAIDRAEQTIKYLAELAIPLLIHGETHGFVLDRERLFLPIFEHLARKFPRLKIIMEHITTAEAVELLDKYDNLYATVTLHHLIITLDDLAGGLLRPHLFCKPIPKRPEDRQALLNAAIAAHPKLMFGSDSAPHPLDKKEACGCAAGVFTAPIALQALVELFDEHQAIANLQAFVSDNAQRIYGVIPPKKIVTLEPIAYRVPKMYDNVVPMLANQEIPWSITKVEI